DNA sequence from the Drosophila sechellia strain sech25 chromosome 3L, ASM438219v1, whole genome shotgun sequence genome:
TAAGTTTTTATTTGGTGATtactaaaatttaaattcttaGTCATACCCAAAATGGTAATAATAACCCCCTGCAAAACTCGATAGGAGTGCGGCCATGTGAAATGAGAGTTGCCACATGGGCGTAAAAATAAAGAGCATGAGTGTGTCAGCTGAGCGGCATTGGTGAAGTTCCATTTTAGttttttcatgtttttaaACGCTTAAAAATGACCCGCGACGAGGATAATGGTTTTAGTGAATGGGTAAGCTGAAAATAATCTGTCAAAAACATCAACCAAACCCATTTTTTTCAGGGCGGCTACTTCGAAGCCAAGAAATCTAAACTGGAGGAGCAGTTCGCTGCGGCCAGCGATCCATTTCGCAAGTCGGACCTCTTCGAAGGAATTTCTATATATGTGAACGGCCGGACCGACCCTTCGGCGGATGAACTGAAGCGGATCATGATGGTGCACGGCGGGACCTTTCACCACTACGAAAGGAGCCACACGACGTATATAATAGCCTCCGTTCTGCCCGATGTGAAGGTCAGGAACATGAATCTCAGCAAGTTCATCAGCGCCAAGTGGGTGGTGGATTGTCTGGAGAAAAAGAAGATAGTAGACTACAAGCCCTATCTGCTGTACACGAACCAGAAGACATCGCAGCCTCGGCTCATGTTTGGCAAACCCAAAGACAACGACGCAAATGACAGCAAATCGGATGTGGAGCCTTTCGGCGGCGCGGAAATGGAGGTAGACTCTACAAACGATGAAACACAAATGGAGTTGGGTGGCATTCTCAAGCATTTGCATCAGGCTGTGGCCACTTCGCCGGAAAAGGAGGACAGTGCATCAGAGAACAAGATCACAAACTTATCCACCACCTCGAATAACTCGACCACCGCTCGCACAGCCGCAGATCCAAACTTCTTAAGTGAATTCTATAAAAACTCACGACTGCATCACATCGCCACCCTAGGCACGGGCTTCAAGCAGTATGTCTGCCGGTTGCGTCAGAAGCATGGTACCCAGGGCTTTCCCAATAGAGAGACACTGAAGTACCTCGCGAATTCACAACAAAATGGATTGGCTCGCTATGTGATGCACATTGACATGGACTGCTTCTTTGTGTCCGTGGGCCTAAGAGCCCGTCCTGAGCTTCGTGGGCTGCCGATTGCGGTGACCCACTCGAAGGGAGGAAACGCAGCCACCGATGTACCGGTGCATCCGCAGGCGGACCGAAAGGCAGAGCTGGAACTCTTTGCCCAGCGCTTCGAGCACCATTTCCACGATGGAGACAAGGCGGAAAAGGTGCGCTCGGGCTTCGACAAGAAAATGTCGCTCTCGGAGATCGCCTCCTGCAGCTACGAGGCGCGGGAAAAGGGTATCCGCAATGGAATGTTTGTGGGCCAGGCCTTGAAGCTGTGCCCGGAGCTAAAGACGATTCCGTACGACTTCGAAGGTTACAAGGAGGTGGCTTTCACTCTGTACGACACAGTGGCTCAGTACACCTTAAACATCGAGGCTGTGAGTTGCGACGAGATGTTTGTGGAGCTAACCGATCTGGTAGACGAACTGAATGTAGATGTGATGGCTTTTGTGAGTCACCTCAGGCAGGAGGTTTACTCCAAAACGGGATGTACGTGCTCAGCAGGGGTGGCAAGCAACAAGTGAGAGAGCAAATTACCCTTTACAATTATaatgtttatattattatagGTTGCTGGCGCGTATGGCCACCAAGGAGGCCAAGCCGAACGGCCAGTTCTTGTTGGATTCGAAAAATGATATTTTGGCCTATATGGCGCCGATGTCTTTGGATTTACTGCCCGGAGTCGGCAGCAGCATGAGCCATAAGCTCAAGCAGGCGGGACTGAATAATTGCGGAGATGTTCAGAAAACAACGTTGGGGAGGCTGGAAAGAGTGCTGGGCAAAAAGCTTGGTCAGAATTTGTTCCAGAACTGCAGAGGAATTGATGATCGTCCCTTGGCTTACGAGCAGGTTGGCGTGCAGAT
Encoded proteins:
- the LOC6610203 gene encoding DNA repair protein REV1, whose amino-acid sequence is MTRDEDNGFSEWGGYFEAKKSKLEEQFAAASDPFRKSDLFEGISIYVNGRTDPSADELKRIMMVHGGTFHHYERSHTTYIIASVLPDVKVRNMNLSKFISAKWVVDCLEKKKIVDYKPYLLYTNQKTSQPRLMFGKPKDNDANDSKSDVEPFGGAEMEVDSTNDETQMELGGILKHLHQAVATSPEKEDSASENKITNLSTTSNNSTTARTAADPNFLSEFYKNSRLHHIATLGTGFKQYVCRLRQKHGTQGFPNRETLKYLANSQQNGLARYVMHIDMDCFFVSVGLRARPELRGLPIAVTHSKGGNAATDVPVHPQADRKAELELFAQRFEHHFHDGDKAEKVRSGFDKKMSLSEIASCSYEAREKGIRNGMFVGQALKLCPELKTIPYDFEGYKEVAFTLYDTVAQYTLNIEAVSCDEMFVELTDLVDELNVDVMAFVSHLRQEVYSKTGCTCSAGVASNKLLARMATKEAKPNGQFLLDSKNDILAYMAPMSLDLLPGVGSSMSHKLKQAGLNNCGDVQKTTLGRLERVLGKKLGQNLFQNCRGIDDRPLAYEQARKTVSAEMNFGIRFTNSAECEQFLCQLSHEVTKRLVEIKRKARSVNLKIMVRAAEAPVETSKYMGHGVCDTINKSSLIKHATDDVNVITTVVLNLMKEADIPPHELRGLGIHLTRLEDASAVRKENIIKQMFGKMSEMKKDKPIPQEAVGGIAVGGAVGDDKVKKPSMFENKPKPREPRNVFSMLTAAAVSRKSVNEDRSQRGTAKPITRPLSPVPKLDEDVLAQLPEDIRLEVIANREEHLCIAEYDGNRSPQYPALQSPPLLNPSVSTNLSPLKATDLKPSTSRAAVAKLQKRKERKEQEHYIRSDHIVADYIEDMPDFVHPHILKLISHPVTEVPEVPELLMGDKYKDLLNKWVSREEAPSPNDVDLFLKHVSRMIRNDQLDHMCDVMKYLCRIINMKRSCSCCWHMAYKHIEEVIQNQMLTIEGYNLLFIEYIRCRKCS